One stretch of Siphonobacter curvatus DNA includes these proteins:
- the trhO gene encoding oxygen-dependent tRNA uridine(34) hydroxylase TrhO: MKAYRILLYYLYTPIEDCLAYREEHHRFCLENNLLGRVIVAPEGLNGTVSGLAEDCQRYMDWLHADPRFAAIQFKIEEHEQHAFHKLHVRVKEEIVNSDLPVDPLKETGVHLEPNEFRRLMNDPDVVLVDMRSNYEHNVGKFKGAITFDMENLRELPDHVAEIEHLKGSGKKIITYCTGGIKCEKASAYLLHQGFENVYQLHGGIIRYGLEEGGENFDGECYVFDGRVTAPVNHVNPEIISTCHVCGTTTSRMVNCANPECNEHLPICEQCGWDMDGACSDTCRTHPRKRPYNGQGYYPKKFEDYTPVMGFKSAQGSFKV, encoded by the coding sequence CATCGAAGATTGCCTGGCGTATCGGGAAGAACACCACCGTTTTTGTCTGGAGAACAATCTGCTGGGCCGGGTAATTGTGGCTCCCGAAGGATTAAACGGTACGGTATCCGGACTGGCCGAAGATTGCCAGCGGTACATGGACTGGCTGCACGCCGACCCGCGTTTTGCGGCGATCCAGTTCAAGATTGAAGAACACGAGCAGCACGCCTTCCACAAGCTGCACGTACGGGTGAAAGAAGAAATTGTCAATTCCGACTTACCCGTCGATCCCCTCAAAGAAACGGGCGTTCACCTGGAACCGAACGAGTTTCGTAGGCTCATGAACGATCCCGACGTAGTGCTAGTCGACATGCGTTCGAACTACGAACATAACGTAGGGAAATTCAAGGGAGCCATTACGTTTGATATGGAGAACCTCCGCGAATTACCCGATCACGTAGCTGAGATCGAACACCTGAAGGGCTCCGGCAAGAAAATCATTACCTATTGCACGGGTGGTATCAAATGCGAGAAAGCCTCGGCGTATCTGCTCCACCAGGGTTTTGAAAACGTGTACCAATTGCACGGCGGTATTATCCGGTACGGGCTGGAAGAAGGCGGCGAAAATTTCGACGGAGAATGCTACGTATTCGATGGCCGAGTAACAGCTCCGGTTAATCACGTCAACCCAGAGATCATTTCGACCTGCCATGTATGCGGTACGACGACAAGTCGAATGGTCAACTGTGCGAATCCTGAGTGTAACGAGCATTTGCCCATTTGTGAGCAATGCGGCTGGGACATGGACGGGGCCTGCTCAGACACCTGCCGTACGCACCCCCGCAAACGTCCGTACAACGGTCAGGGCTATTACCCGAAAAAATTCGAAGATTATACGCCAGTTATGGGCTTTAAGAGTGCCCAGGGAAGCTTTAAAGTTTGA
- a CDS encoding GNAT family N-acetyltransferase — protein MLHIRTAQPSDVSTIQSIAYAAWRPTYGAILSEEQSQFMLDWMYSTETLTKSFTDQIVFLLAYDNQKTAVGFAAFELKENQLVKLHKIYFLPDQQGRGYGRQLLEEVFRQALQRGGHFLELNVNRSNSARQFYERLGFEFSREEDNYIGRGYWMNDYVLRKELGV, from the coding sequence ATGCTGCACATTCGTACTGCTCAACCGTCCGATGTTTCCACCATTCAATCCATTGCCTATGCCGCCTGGCGTCCTACGTACGGAGCTATTCTTTCCGAGGAACAGTCGCAGTTTATGCTGGACTGGATGTACAGTACAGAAACCCTGACGAAGAGCTTTACAGACCAAATCGTTTTTCTATTGGCTTATGATAACCAGAAAACGGCGGTCGGTTTCGCGGCCTTTGAACTCAAAGAAAATCAACTCGTCAAGCTGCACAAAATTTATTTTCTACCGGATCAGCAGGGGCGGGGATACGGACGGCAGCTTTTGGAGGAGGTGTTCCGGCAAGCTCTGCAACGCGGCGGGCATTTTCTGGAATTGAACGTCAACCGGAGTAACTCAGCCCGTCAGTTTTACGAAAGACTAGGCTTCGAGTTCTCGCGTGAAGAAGACAACTACATCGGCAGAGGCTACTGGATGAATGATTATGTGTTGAGAAAGGAGTTGGGAGTTTAG
- the surE gene encoding 5'/3'-nucleotidase SurE encodes MSEKKPIILVTNDDDITAKGISVLAQAMQELGEVIVIAPDRPQSGQGHAITINNPVRIRKARFFKDAIVAYETTGTPADCVKMGKHLILKDRKPDLVVSGINHGSNTAISILYSGTMSAAMEAAIEGIPAIGFSLADYHPEADFSHTVESIKAIARQVLEKGLPKHVALNVNFPAKSEEPLKGIRVCRQADARYLESFQQREDPYGRPYYWLDGDFVNFDEGTDTDEWALLNNYVSVVPCKCDLTAYSTLEDLKSWEF; translated from the coding sequence ATGTCCGAAAAGAAACCCATTATTCTCGTCACCAACGACGACGATATTACCGCCAAAGGCATTAGTGTACTGGCTCAGGCGATGCAGGAACTGGGAGAAGTGATCGTCATTGCCCCCGACCGCCCACAGTCCGGACAAGGCCATGCCATTACCATCAACAATCCCGTTCGTATCCGGAAAGCCCGTTTCTTTAAAGATGCCATCGTGGCTTACGAAACGACCGGTACCCCCGCTGACTGCGTGAAGATGGGTAAACACCTCATTCTGAAAGATCGGAAGCCCGATCTGGTTGTCAGTGGCATCAACCACGGGAGCAATACGGCCATCAGTATCCTGTATTCCGGTACGATGTCGGCCGCGATGGAGGCTGCTATCGAGGGCATCCCGGCCATTGGTTTTTCGTTAGCCGATTATCACCCCGAAGCCGATTTTTCGCACACGGTCGAATCTATTAAAGCCATTGCCCGTCAGGTACTGGAAAAGGGTTTACCTAAGCACGTAGCTCTGAATGTAAATTTCCCGGCGAAGTCGGAGGAACCTTTGAAAGGCATTCGGGTCTGCCGTCAGGCCGATGCCCGCTACCTAGAAAGTTTTCAGCAACGCGAAGATCCCTACGGACGTCCGTATTACTGGCTGGACGGTGATTTCGTAAATTTCGACGAAGGTACGGATACGGATGAATGGGCCTTATTGAATAATTACGTTTCTGTTGTACCTTGTAAGTGCGATCTAACTGCTTACTCGACGCTGGAAGACTTAAAAAGCTGGGAGTTTTAA
- a CDS encoding GH3 family domain-containing protein, with the protein MAVLGSLLKRGIGLTGTVIRRRRVNGSKSQRKAFIKLLNKARYTAFGEKYYFEDILSSALFRKDNQFYEQYRQHVPIHDYNKMYEEWWHRTKEGEKNVSWPGRVKFFALSSGTSEAASKYIPVTKDMVKAMQRTSIRQIIALSEFKDLSNELFEKGYLMLGGSTDLKFSGRYFEGDLSGINASQIPFWFERFYKPGKEIARIRDWEQKLDEITKQAKDWDIGYVVGVPAWIQLLLERIIKHYKLKHIHEIWPNLEVFGWGGVSFEPYRVGFEKLLGKPITYIETYLASEGFMAYQSRPNAKGMQLALNQGIFFEFIPFTDENFNGEGEVKPNAKTLMIDDVEEGVEYALLISTCSGAWRYLIGDTVRFTDKKRYEITITGRTKHYLSLCGEHLSVDNMNRALELACQELRISVPEFTVAGVPHDSLFAHHWYVGTDDPVEAQQLRNLIDQKLKDLNDDYAVERTHALKDVMVTVLPVQAFYDWMASKGKMGGQHKFPRVLRKMMIQEWEEFLVKRGYDAPVEANK; encoded by the coding sequence ATGGCCGTACTCGGAAGTCTATTGAAAAGAGGTATTGGGTTGACAGGTACTGTCATACGCCGACGCCGAGTCAATGGATCGAAATCACAGCGTAAAGCCTTTATCAAGTTACTTAACAAAGCCCGCTATACCGCTTTCGGGGAGAAGTATTACTTCGAAGACATTCTTTCTTCGGCTCTTTTCCGCAAAGACAATCAGTTTTACGAACAGTACCGGCAGCACGTGCCCATTCACGACTACAACAAAATGTACGAGGAATGGTGGCACCGCACCAAGGAAGGCGAAAAGAACGTCTCTTGGCCGGGTCGTGTGAAGTTTTTTGCTCTTAGCTCCGGTACTTCTGAAGCCGCCTCCAAGTATATTCCCGTGACGAAAGACATGGTGAAAGCCATGCAACGTACCAGTATCCGGCAAATCATCGCTCTTTCCGAGTTCAAGGACCTTTCCAACGAGCTGTTTGAAAAAGGATACCTGATGCTGGGTGGCAGTACCGATCTAAAATTCAGCGGCCGTTACTTCGAAGGTGATCTGAGTGGAATTAACGCCTCCCAGATTCCCTTCTGGTTTGAACGTTTCTACAAACCGGGAAAGGAAATCGCCCGGATTCGCGACTGGGAACAGAAGCTTGACGAAATCACCAAGCAGGCGAAAGACTGGGATATTGGTTACGTCGTGGGCGTGCCCGCCTGGATTCAGTTGTTGCTCGAACGCATCATCAAGCACTATAAGCTTAAGCACATCCACGAAATCTGGCCCAATCTCGAAGTGTTCGGCTGGGGTGGCGTTTCCTTCGAGCCGTACCGGGTGGGCTTTGAGAAGCTGCTGGGAAAACCTATTACCTACATCGAGACCTATCTGGCCTCGGAAGGTTTTATGGCCTATCAGTCCAGACCTAATGCCAAGGGGATGCAACTGGCCTTGAATCAGGGGATTTTCTTTGAATTCATTCCGTTTACGGATGAAAATTTCAACGGTGAAGGCGAAGTAAAGCCCAATGCCAAAACCCTGATGATTGATGACGTGGAGGAAGGCGTAGAGTATGCCCTACTCATTTCGACCTGCTCAGGAGCCTGGCGTTACCTGATTGGGGATACCGTTCGTTTCACGGATAAAAAACGCTACGAAATCACCATCACGGGTCGTACCAAGCATTACCTGAGCCTTTGCGGGGAGCACCTTTCGGTAGATAACATGAACCGGGCTCTGGAACTGGCCTGCCAGGAATTACGCATTTCGGTACCCGAATTTACCGTAGCGGGCGTTCCGCACGATTCGCTGTTTGCTCACCACTGGTATGTGGGCACCGATGATCCAGTGGAGGCCCAGCAATTACGTAACCTCATCGATCAGAAACTGAAAGATCTCAACGACGATTATGCCGTGGAGCGTACGCACGCCCTGAAGGACGTCATGGTTACGGTCTTGCCCGTTCAGGCGTTTTACGACTGGATGGCATCGAAGGGGAAAATGGGCGGTCAGCACAAATTCCCCCGCGTCTTACGCAAAATGATGATTCAGGAATGGGAAGAATTTCTGGTGAAACGGGGATACGACGCTCCCGTAGAAGCCAACAAATGA
- a CDS encoding CapA family protein: MKKRYSEATVFPVMPYTAKGERLLRTLTRVYRPLHWLRKGTWQVPLNNFEENPKLSPYVGAAYLGYKYYIAPPVQAQDKLQAHFRSQRLDFTPSPAFQSQSKLTLSAGGDLMPYERINPQATQHLWDEVGEWFFNADLVVANLETPMVADKPAAAVPEIMLNDMHFNGSDEMFRIFSGNGTFRGYDLLSTANNHSLDQGESGVQETIKFLRKKGVAYAGTAASAEEANQPVILERNGIRIGFLSWTSNLNKFETEAGKEWLVNYERLNRAGADVSRIKTQVQAAREHGADVVVFLFHTGNAYQAYPSAHTVEIYHRVFRECGVDIILGSHPHNPQPMERVDFNDPFTGEAKAGFAIYSLADFVAYDIFVWDRLVPLLKLTIEKGTENGREKTLLTQVQVLPVYNWGAKQSQTDEMRFLDLKKTVRLVKDGLAPQYLSELCQRELMHLNWFCDTHFLPEKADHLLASTGASYPRFTRNSSHS; this comes from the coding sequence ATGAAAAAAAGATATTCGGAGGCGACGGTATTTCCTGTCATGCCTTATACGGCCAAGGGCGAACGTTTATTACGCACGCTCACCCGGGTGTACCGTCCTTTGCACTGGTTGCGGAAAGGAACGTGGCAAGTGCCTCTCAACAACTTCGAAGAAAACCCTAAGCTGTCTCCCTACGTGGGGGCGGCGTATTTGGGCTACAAATACTACATCGCTCCACCGGTACAGGCGCAGGATAAGCTACAAGCCCATTTCCGCTCCCAGCGGCTGGATTTTACGCCTTCTCCAGCCTTTCAAAGCCAGTCGAAACTGACCTTGTCGGCGGGGGGCGATTTGATGCCGTACGAGCGAATCAACCCGCAGGCTACGCAACACTTGTGGGATGAAGTAGGCGAATGGTTTTTTAACGCCGACCTGGTAGTGGCTAATCTGGAGACGCCAATGGTGGCGGACAAACCCGCCGCCGCCGTACCCGAGATCATGCTCAACGATATGCATTTCAACGGCTCTGACGAAATGTTTCGCATTTTTTCCGGGAACGGAACATTTAGGGGCTATGACCTGCTCTCAACGGCCAACAATCACAGTTTGGATCAGGGCGAATCGGGCGTACAGGAAACCATAAAATTTCTACGCAAAAAAGGGGTTGCTTATGCCGGAACGGCAGCTTCGGCGGAAGAAGCCAATCAGCCCGTAATCCTGGAACGGAATGGCATCCGCATCGGCTTTTTATCCTGGACATCGAATCTGAATAAATTCGAAACCGAAGCGGGGAAGGAATGGCTGGTTAATTACGAGCGCCTCAACCGGGCCGGAGCGGATGTTTCCCGGATCAAAACTCAGGTACAGGCCGCTCGTGAGCACGGAGCGGATGTAGTCGTGTTTCTCTTTCATACGGGGAATGCGTATCAGGCGTATCCTTCGGCTCATACGGTCGAGATTTACCACCGTGTCTTCCGGGAGTGTGGCGTAGACATCATTCTGGGGAGTCACCCGCACAATCCGCAACCAATGGAACGCGTAGATTTCAACGATCCCTTTACGGGCGAAGCCAAAGCCGGATTTGCGATCTACTCCCTGGCAGATTTCGTAGCCTACGACATTTTTGTCTGGGACCGGCTGGTACCCTTGCTCAAACTGACCATTGAAAAAGGAACGGAAAACGGACGGGAGAAAACCCTGCTCACGCAGGTACAGGTGCTGCCCGTATACAACTGGGGTGCTAAACAGTCGCAGACGGATGAAATGCGTTTTCTGGACTTAAAAAAAACAGTCCGCCTCGTGAAAGACGGACTGGCTCCTCAGTACCTGAGTGAATTATGTCAGCGGGAATTAATGCATCTTAACTGGTTCTGCGATACTCATTTTCTCCCGGAAAAAGCGGATCATTTGTTGGCTTCTACGGGAGCGTCGTATCCCCGTTTCACCAGAAATTCTTCCCATTCCTGA
- a CDS encoding LysE family translocator produces MNWQFWEAIFLGFSSGFVMCITLGAVFFALIRNSLDYGWTSGLRISLGVIICDSIFIFVALTGTSFIPNFPYFDTILRLGGAVFLTIMGINTIRKARVQETTSQPKRKFFRFLKYFSIGFTLNATNPANFIIWVSVSAYVKGVLKYALDLRIAYFAACLLAIFLTQVSIAFFAQRIKRFLNENVIMWINRVSGCVFVGTGVYLLYRQLEIWIMGH; encoded by the coding sequence ATGAATTGGCAGTTCTGGGAAGCAATTTTCCTCGGTTTTTCGTCGGGCTTTGTGATGTGTATTACGTTAGGAGCCGTATTTTTTGCCCTCATTCGCAATAGCCTTGATTACGGTTGGACGAGCGGCTTACGCATTTCCCTCGGCGTAATCATCTGTGATTCGATCTTCATTTTCGTAGCTCTCACGGGTACCTCCTTTATTCCCAACTTCCCGTACTTTGATACAATTTTACGGCTGGGAGGAGCTGTTTTCCTGACGATCATGGGGATTAATACGATTCGTAAAGCCCGTGTGCAGGAGACCACTTCCCAACCCAAACGTAAGTTTTTCCGCTTTCTCAAGTACTTCAGTATCGGCTTTACTCTCAACGCCACCAATCCCGCGAATTTCATTATCTGGGTATCCGTATCAGCCTACGTCAAAGGTGTACTAAAATACGCCCTGGACTTACGGATTGCTTATTTTGCGGCCTGCTTGCTAGCGATTTTCCTGACGCAGGTTTCCATTGCCTTTTTTGCCCAACGCATCAAACGCTTTCTCAACGAGAACGTCATCATGTGGATCAACCGGGTAAGCGGATGCGTATTTGTCGGTACGGGCGTGTATCTGTTGTACCGGCAACTCGAAATTTGGATCATGGGTCACTAG
- a CDS encoding NUDIX domain-containing protein, with the protein MQTDQSPWKTVSSTVVYDNPWIRLRHEEVITPAGTSGIYGVAHFKNKAIGIIPIDKEGYTWLVGQYRYPLEEYSWEIPMGGGSIDVDPLISAQRELKEETGLIALDWQMIGRIHTSNSVTDEEGFIFVAQDLEQGETEFDDTEVLQIWRLPLSEAIEMVMDNRITDSLSVYGLLKVARLKGI; encoded by the coding sequence ATGCAAACGGATCAATCTCCCTGGAAAACGGTTTCATCGACGGTCGTTTACGACAATCCGTGGATTCGTCTTCGTCACGAAGAAGTCATCACCCCCGCTGGTACGTCCGGCATTTACGGGGTCGCACATTTCAAAAATAAGGCCATCGGTATCATTCCCATTGATAAGGAAGGCTATACCTGGCTGGTGGGCCAGTATCGGTATCCACTGGAAGAATATTCCTGGGAAATCCCCATGGGCGGCGGCAGTATCGACGTGGATCCGCTGATCTCGGCCCAGCGTGAGCTGAAGGAAGAAACCGGTCTTATCGCTCTGGACTGGCAGATGATTGGCCGTATTCATACCTCTAATTCGGTTACCGACGAAGAAGGCTTTATTTTTGTAGCCCAGGACCTGGAGCAGGGAGAAACGGAATTTGATGACACGGAAGTACTGCAAATCTGGCGACTACCCCTCAGCGAAGCCATTGAAATGGTAATGGATAACCGCATCACCGACTCTCTGAGTGTATACGGTTTGTTGAAAGTCGCCCGGCTGAAAGGAATTTAA
- a CDS encoding cation diffusion facilitator family transporter — protein sequence MSISRKQQLIWLSFGVSVILMLLKFVAWWLTGSSAILSDALESIVNVLASGFATYSVYLASQPSDLNHPYGHGKIEFFSAGLEGVLILLAGIFIIVQAIRQWIYPEPIQKLDTGMILVGITMVVNYVVGYYVQKEGEKQGSPSLIADGKHLQLDALSTLILLFGIGLVLLSGFVWLDRLISVVFGVILIFNGFQIARKSAGGLMDEADDSTVKRVVDILRDHRKDYWIDIHNLRIQHYGADLHIDCHLTLPYYWDLEKVHTAVHEVEAILEVEFNSRVEIFVHVDPCLPACCHHCQLKDCPVRQFPRKKEINWTRQNLVLNQKHFLEALKE from the coding sequence ATGTCCATTAGTCGTAAACAGCAACTCATCTGGCTCTCCTTTGGCGTTAGTGTCATTTTGATGCTGCTCAAATTTGTCGCTTGGTGGCTAACGGGTTCCAGTGCCATTTTATCCGATGCTTTGGAATCGATTGTTAACGTACTGGCGAGTGGGTTTGCGACGTATAGCGTATACCTGGCCTCCCAACCCAGTGATTTAAACCACCCCTACGGTCACGGGAAAATTGAATTTTTCTCCGCGGGTCTTGAAGGCGTACTCATCCTGCTAGCCGGTATTTTCATCATCGTACAGGCCATTCGGCAATGGATTTACCCCGAACCGATTCAGAAACTGGATACGGGGATGATCCTCGTCGGTATTACGATGGTCGTCAATTACGTGGTGGGCTATTACGTTCAGAAAGAAGGCGAAAAGCAGGGTTCTCCTTCGCTCATCGCGGACGGAAAACATCTGCAATTGGACGCCTTATCCACCCTGATTTTACTTTTTGGTATTGGACTGGTATTACTTTCCGGCTTCGTATGGCTGGATCGTCTGATTTCGGTAGTCTTCGGGGTGATTCTGATTTTTAATGGCTTTCAGATTGCCCGTAAATCCGCGGGTGGTTTGATGGACGAAGCGGATGACTCTACGGTCAAACGCGTTGTGGACATTCTTAGGGATCATCGGAAAGACTACTGGATTGATATTCACAACCTGCGGATCCAGCATTACGGTGCCGATCTGCACATCGACTGCCACCTGACGCTCCCCTATTATTGGGATCTGGAGAAGGTGCATACGGCGGTACACGAGGTTGAGGCCATTTTGGAAGTGGAATTCAATTCCCGCGTGGAGATTTTCGTGCACGTCGATCCCTGCCTGCCCGCCTGCTGCCATCACTGTCAGTTAAAAGATTGCCCGGTCCGGCAGTTTCCCCGCAAAAAGGAAATCAACTGGACCCGGCAGAATCTGGTACTTAATCAGAAGCACTTTCTCGAAGCTCTCAAGGAGTAA
- a CDS encoding SPFH domain-containing protein — protein sequence MTFVPGAFVFFGLIALVVFLSVVIVQQGTVAVITIFGKYQRVMTPGLNFKIPFIEYVYRRISIQNQSVELEFQAITNDQANVRFKAMLVYSVLNQSEEAIQNVAFKFVDQRSLMQALIRTIEGSIRSYVATKKQAEILALRSEIVAHVKTEIDEMLVTWGYHLIDLQLNDIAFDEAIMRSMAQVVASNNLRAAAENEGQALLITKTKSAEAEGNAIKIAAEAERVAAQLRGQGIALFREEVSKGMAQAVQELKDRNMDPSLVLFSMWTEAIRHFAEHGKGNVIFLDGSNDGLQTTLKQLQGLIQKNANDELTE from the coding sequence ATGACCTTTGTACCTGGTGCTTTTGTATTTTTTGGGCTGATCGCTCTGGTTGTGTTTTTGTCCGTCGTGATTGTACAGCAGGGAACCGTTGCTGTCATTACTATTTTCGGAAAATATCAGCGGGTCATGACGCCTGGTTTAAACTTCAAAATTCCTTTTATTGAGTACGTTTACCGTCGTATTTCCATCCAGAATCAATCGGTAGAACTGGAGTTTCAGGCCATTACTAACGATCAGGCGAATGTGCGATTTAAAGCGATGCTGGTGTATTCGGTACTCAATCAGTCGGAAGAAGCCATCCAGAACGTAGCCTTTAAGTTCGTCGATCAGCGGAGTCTGATGCAGGCCTTGATTCGAACCATCGAAGGTTCCATCCGGAGTTATGTCGCCACCAAGAAACAGGCCGAAATTCTGGCATTGCGTTCGGAAATTGTCGCTCACGTGAAAACGGAGATTGACGAAATGCTCGTTACCTGGGGTTATCACCTCATTGATCTGCAACTGAACGACATTGCTTTTGACGAGGCCATTATGCGGTCTATGGCTCAGGTCGTGGCGTCCAACAACCTGAGAGCCGCCGCCGAAAACGAAGGACAGGCTCTCTTGATTACTAAAACCAAATCAGCTGAGGCGGAAGGAAATGCCATTAAAATCGCCGCGGAAGCCGAACGGGTTGCCGCCCAGTTACGCGGGCAGGGGATTGCTTTATTCCGGGAAGAAGTTTCCAAGGGGATGGCTCAGGCCGTGCAGGAACTGAAAGATCGCAACATGGACCCCTCGCTGGTACTGTTCTCGATGTGGACAGAAGCCATTCGCCACTTTGCCGAACACGGAAAAGGAAACGTCATCTTTCTGGACGGTTCAAACGATGGCTTACAAACCACGCTCAAGCAGTTACAAGGGTTGATCCAGAAAAATGCAAACGATGAGCTGACGGAGTAA
- the folE gene encoding GTP cyclohydrolase I FolE, translating into MKPNEISLNTLLSDNSIVFSDEEIGEDHIATSVQTPLRADAFDLTDEQKIDKIQEHFREIMLTLGLDLNDDSLKGTPRRVAKMYVQEIFSGLNPKNMPAATLFDNKYRYQEMLVERDIQFYSNCEHHFVPIIGKAHVAYISNGKVIGLSKLNRLVQHFAKRPQVQERMTVQIARELQRVLETPDVAVLMDARHLCVSMRGIEDPTSSTVTSFYGGKFEEEAKKQEFLKYLQL; encoded by the coding sequence ATGAAACCGAACGAAATTTCGTTGAATACCCTGTTGTCGGATAATTCAATCGTATTTTCTGACGAAGAAATCGGAGAAGACCACATTGCCACTTCGGTCCAGACGCCCTTACGGGCCGATGCCTTTGACCTGACCGACGAGCAGAAAATCGACAAAATTCAGGAACATTTTCGGGAAATCATGCTCACGCTGGGCCTCGACCTGAACGACGACAGCTTGAAAGGTACACCCCGCCGGGTAGCTAAAATGTACGTACAGGAAATTTTTAGCGGCCTCAATCCCAAAAATATGCCGGCAGCCACGCTGTTCGACAATAAATACCGCTACCAGGAAATGCTCGTGGAGCGGGATATTCAGTTCTATTCTAATTGCGAACACCACTTTGTTCCCATCATTGGTAAAGCTCACGTTGCCTATATTTCCAACGGTAAAGTGATTGGCCTGTCGAAACTGAACCGCCTGGTTCAACACTTTGCCAAGCGTCCGCAGGTACAGGAACGGATGACGGTGCAGATTGCCCGTGAACTGCAACGCGTACTCGAAACGCCCGATGTAGCGGTACTCATGGATGCCCGTCACCTGTGCGTGTCCATGCGGGGAATTGAAGATCCGACCTCCTCGACGGTGACGTCCTTTTACGGGGGTAAATTTGAAGAAGAAGCCAAAAAGCAGGAGTTTTTAAAGTACCTGCAATTGTAA
- a CDS encoding 6-pyruvoyl trahydropterin synthase family protein, with amino-acid sequence MQEKRVAVFRKEHFNAAHRLHNPNWSDEQNKAVFGLCNNPNYHGHNYELIVQVTGPIDPETGYVVDLKYLSDLIKTHVTDRFDHKNLNLDTEEFAQLNPTAEHIAIVIYEKLKAKLAPQLDLKIRLYETERNFVEYPVVG; translated from the coding sequence ATGCAAGAAAAGAGAGTTGCGGTGTTCCGCAAGGAGCATTTCAACGCTGCTCACCGATTGCACAATCCCAATTGGTCGGATGAACAAAATAAGGCCGTCTTTGGATTGTGTAACAACCCCAACTATCACGGTCATAATTACGAGCTGATTGTGCAGGTAACTGGACCCATCGATCCGGAAACGGGTTACGTGGTGGATCTTAAGTATCTGTCTGATCTGATCAAAACGCACGTAACCGACCGCTTCGACCATAAAAATCTCAATCTGGATACCGAAGAATTCGCTCAGCTTAATCCTACGGCAGAACACATTGCCATTGTCATTTACGAAAAGCTCAAGGCGAAACTTGCCCCGCAGCTTGACCTAAAAATTCGCTTGTATGAAACCGAACGAAATTTCGTTGAATACCCTGTTGTCGGATAA